The Fructilactobacillus ixorae genome has a window encoding:
- a CDS encoding DHH family phosphoesterase: MSIQTEIYDRIAAANPIIIHRHQRPDPDAIGSQMGLAAIIRASFPDKQVYCVGKQYAGFQELGTTTEISDDTYQQALVIVVDTANQPRVDDQRFSTGQGLIKIDHHPNDDQFGDLMWVNDEASSVSEMIYDWYAENPALKLPDHAAELLYTGIVGDTGRFKYPATTSHTFWVASQLAQHDFSTTAVAQKEDEIDVPLAHLSAYVYQQLHITPSGAAYVCLTNNVIAQMNLGDDSTSAVVPLPGNIDQVVAWAIFVQQKDESYRIRLRSKGPAINELAKQHHGGGHPLASGATAADATEIKAVITELDQLTTAYKPERNA, encoded by the coding sequence ATGAGCATTCAAACTGAAATTTATGACCGCATTGCGGCGGCCAATCCAATTATTATTCATCGGCACCAGCGTCCGGATCCGGATGCGATTGGCTCCCAAATGGGACTAGCGGCCATTATTCGCGCTAGTTTTCCTGACAAACAGGTTTACTGCGTTGGGAAGCAGTACGCGGGCTTTCAGGAGCTCGGGACGACCACTGAGATTAGTGACGATACCTATCAGCAAGCCTTGGTGATCGTGGTGGATACTGCGAACCAACCCCGGGTTGACGATCAGCGTTTTTCCACGGGGCAGGGCTTGATTAAAATTGATCACCATCCCAATGATGACCAATTTGGGGACTTAATGTGGGTTAACGATGAAGCTTCCAGTGTTTCTGAAATGATTTACGACTGGTACGCGGAAAATCCTGCGTTAAAGCTACCCGATCATGCAGCGGAGTTGTTGTACACGGGGATTGTTGGGGATACCGGGCGGTTTAAGTACCCGGCGACGACGAGTCACACCTTTTGGGTGGCAAGTCAACTAGCCCAGCATGATTTTTCGACGACGGCGGTGGCGCAGAAAGAGGACGAAATTGATGTTCCCTTAGCGCACCTTTCCGCGTACGTTTACCAGCAACTCCACATTACGCCCTCTGGAGCGGCTTACGTGTGCCTGACCAATAACGTGATTGCGCAAATGAATTTGGGCGATGACAGTACGTCAGCTGTGGTACCACTCCCCGGCAACATTGACCAAGTGGTCGCCTGGGCCATTTTTGTGCAACAAAAGGACGAAAGTTACCGCATTCGGCTCCGGTCCAAGGGACCCGCCATTAACGAACTGGCCAAACAACATCATGGGGGTGGCCATCCGTTGGCGAGTGGTGCGACAGCTGCTGATGCCACTGAAATTAAAGCGGTAATTACCGAACTAGACCAACTTACGACTGCTTACAAACCAGAAAGGAACGCTTAA
- a CDS encoding cell division protein ZapA, translating into MNSKRRFKTRIGKKEYTLIGTASDQHMRAVAKLLNDDLTKLKNQSQTLSDEDAAILLAFNAISEQLDKQLELDQLRSHRASDDSEPTE; encoded by the coding sequence GTGAATAGCAAACGAAGATTTAAAACTCGCATTGGTAAGAAGGAATACACTCTGATTGGGACGGCCTCCGATCAGCACATGCGAGCCGTGGCCAAGCTGTTAAACGATGATTTGACCAAGTTAAAAAACCAATCCCAAACGCTGAGTGATGAAGATGCAGCGATTTTACTGGCGTTTAATGCCATTTCAGAGCAACTGGATAAACAGTTGGAACTGGATCAGTTACGGTCGCACCGTGCTAGTGATGATTCAGAGCCAACCGAGTAA
- the alaS gene encoding alanine--tRNA ligase, whose amino-acid sequence MKQLSSGQIRQMFLDFFHEKGHEIVPSASLIPKDDPTLLWINSGVATMKKYFDGTVAPANPRMTSSQKSIRTNDIENVGRTARHQTLFEMLGNFSVGDYFKQEVIPWAFELLTSDKWFGWDSDRLYVTYYPEDTETKKLWEQVGIAPDHLIPADDNFWDIGQGPSGPDSEIFYDRGAKYDDLAPDDPENYPGGENERYLEVWNIVFSQFNHTAAGTYEPLPRKNIDTGMGLERVVSVFQAAPTNFETDLFLPLIKRTEQMSDHRQYGQTADDDIAFKVIADHIRAITFAISDGALPSNEGRGYVIRRLLRRATVNGHQLGITGAFLYQLVPVVGEIMQSHYPQVLEQQTYIQKIVKSEEDRFNATLNDGIKLLDDLIAKTKAAGADEIAGADAFQLYDTYGFPLELTEEYAGDRGIKVDEPGFDQEMEQQRQRAREARGDKGSMKVQRDLLLDLKTPSEYVGYDQLTVPAATVTDIIVDEQLVDQVTSGTAEVLFDKTPFYAEMGGQVADIGKIYAEDGTEVAEVIDVQHAPNGQNLHTIQVTGPLTQGQPYRLEVDRNFHAGVERNHTATHLLDQSLRTVLGGHTEQAGSLVKPDYLTFDFNHFGSVTQTDLAKVERMVNDQIFAGLPVETVVTDQKTGKEMGAIALFDDKYGDQVRVVKAGDFSVEFCGGDHVHNTSQIGLFKIISESGVGAGIRRIKAVTGKAAFDYLNDEEKMLTEIAQTVKVPTNEQAPGRVKELQAQIKTLESTQESLEAKLANQEAQDLFTNPETINGVTLLTGQLENANMNQLRELADTWRNESRSNVLVLGTETDGKANLLVAVDEAHVQQGIKAGDLIQAIAGHIQGGGGGRPNLAQAGGKNPTGIPAALTAASEWLATETAAK is encoded by the coding sequence ATGAAACAACTTAGCAGTGGACAGATTCGGCAGATGTTTCTTGATTTCTTTCATGAAAAGGGGCACGAGATCGTGCCAAGTGCATCGCTGATTCCGAAGGATGATCCCACCTTACTGTGGATTAACTCGGGAGTTGCCACCATGAAGAAATATTTTGACGGAACGGTAGCACCCGCTAATCCGCGGATGACGAGTTCACAAAAGAGCATTCGGACCAATGACATTGAAAACGTGGGGCGGACCGCCCGGCACCAAACTCTGTTTGAGATGCTAGGCAACTTTTCGGTCGGAGACTACTTTAAACAAGAGGTCATCCCGTGGGCCTTTGAATTGCTCACCAGTGACAAATGGTTTGGCTGGGATTCAGACCGGCTGTACGTCACCTATTATCCTGAAGATACCGAAACCAAGAAATTGTGGGAGCAAGTTGGGATTGCTCCCGATCATTTAATTCCAGCTGACGATAACTTCTGGGACATTGGTCAGGGACCGTCTGGACCAGATTCTGAAATCTTTTACGATCGTGGTGCTAAGTACGATGACTTAGCGCCAGATGACCCGGAAAACTATCCTGGGGGTGAAAACGAACGGTACTTAGAAGTTTGGAACATTGTGTTTTCCCAGTTTAACCACACGGCTGCCGGAACCTACGAACCGTTACCGCGAAAGAATATCGATACGGGGATGGGGTTAGAACGGGTGGTGTCAGTCTTTCAAGCTGCTCCCACTAACTTTGAAACGGACTTGTTTCTACCCTTGATTAAGCGCACTGAACAAATGAGTGACCACCGCCAATACGGTCAAACCGCTGACGATGACATCGCGTTTAAGGTGATTGCCGATCACATCCGGGCCATTACCTTTGCGATTAGCGACGGCGCTCTTCCGTCAAACGAGGGTCGCGGGTACGTGATTCGTCGGCTCCTCCGGCGGGCAACTGTGAATGGGCATCAGCTCGGGATTACCGGGGCTTTCTTGTACCAATTAGTTCCCGTGGTGGGCGAGATTATGCAATCACACTATCCGCAGGTGTTAGAACAACAAACTTACATTCAAAAAATTGTAAAGAGCGAAGAAGACCGGTTTAATGCAACCCTTAACGACGGGATTAAACTCCTCGATGACTTGATTGCAAAGACCAAAGCCGCTGGGGCCGATGAAATTGCTGGGGCCGATGCGTTTCAACTGTACGATACTTACGGTTTTCCCTTAGAACTGACGGAGGAATACGCTGGTGATCGGGGGATTAAAGTTGACGAACCCGGCTTTGATCAGGAAATGGAACAGCAACGCCAGCGAGCACGGGAAGCTCGGGGTGACAAAGGTTCAATGAAGGTGCAACGGGATCTACTTTTAGATTTAAAAACGCCAAGTGAGTACGTGGGTTATGACCAGTTAACGGTTCCAGCTGCGACGGTAACGGATATTATCGTGGACGAGCAGTTGGTTGATCAGGTTACCAGTGGAACGGCCGAGGTGCTTTTTGATAAAACCCCGTTCTATGCTGAAATGGGTGGTCAGGTCGCCGACATTGGGAAAATTTATGCTGAGGATGGGACTGAGGTTGCCGAAGTTATAGATGTCCAACATGCACCCAACGGGCAAAACTTGCATACCATTCAGGTAACCGGCCCCTTAACTCAAGGGCAACCTTATCGCTTAGAGGTTGACCGCAACTTTCACGCGGGAGTTGAACGCAATCACACTGCGACCCACTTGTTAGATCAATCACTACGAACGGTGCTTGGTGGGCACACCGAACAAGCCGGCTCGCTCGTTAAACCGGATTATCTGACCTTTGACTTTAACCATTTTGGTTCGGTTACCCAAACTGACCTGGCAAAGGTAGAACGCATGGTCAACGACCAAATTTTTGCTGGATTACCAGTGGAAACGGTGGTGACGGACCAAAAAACTGGGAAAGAAATGGGCGCCATTGCGCTTTTTGATGATAAGTATGGCGATCAAGTTCGGGTTGTAAAGGCTGGGGACTTTTCCGTCGAATTTTGTGGCGGGGATCACGTCCACAACACGAGTCAAATTGGGTTGTTTAAGATCATCTCTGAAAGTGGAGTGGGTGCTGGGATTCGACGCATTAAAGCCGTTACTGGCAAAGCGGCCTTTGACTACCTGAACGATGAAGAAAAGATGCTCACAGAAATTGCGCAAACGGTGAAGGTGCCGACTAATGAACAAGCACCGGGTCGGGTCAAAGAACTGCAAGCCCAGATTAAGACCTTAGAAAGCACGCAGGAATCGTTGGAAGCTAAACTGGCTAACCAAGAAGCCCAGGACCTCTTTACGAACCCAGAGACGATTAACGGCGTTACGTTACTAACTGGTCAGTTGGAAAATGCCAACATGAACCAGCTCCGGGAACTAGCGGATACGTGGCGGAATGAATCCCGGTCAAACGTGTTGGTGTTAGGGACTGAAACCGATGGCAAGGCCAACCTGTTGGTGGCAGTTGATGAAGCTCACGTCCAACAGGGCATTAAGGCCGGCGATTTAATTCAGGCGATTGCGGGTCACATTCAAGGGGGCGGGGGCGGCCGACCGAACCTCGCTCAGGCCGGCGGGAAAAACCCCACTGGAATTCCGGCAGCGCTCACGGCTGCTTCGGAATGGTTAGCCACGGAAACGGCCGCTAAATAG
- the ruvX gene encoding Holliday junction resolvase RuvX, whose protein sequence is MKIMGLDVGSKTVGVAISDALGWTAQGIEIVPINEDEKEFGLARIGELITANDVQLVVIGLPKNMNNTAGPRVKASKRYGKMVRAQFHVPVEFEDERLTTVEAERMLIEKADVSRAKRKKVIDKVAAELILQGYLDRNHG, encoded by the coding sequence ATGAAAATTATGGGATTAGACGTCGGCTCTAAAACGGTCGGTGTGGCAATCAGTGATGCGCTGGGCTGGACCGCGCAGGGCATTGAAATTGTACCAATTAACGAGGACGAAAAGGAATTTGGCTTAGCGCGGATTGGCGAACTCATTACGGCCAACGATGTCCAGTTAGTGGTGATCGGATTACCGAAGAACATGAATAATACGGCTGGCCCCCGAGTAAAGGCGTCCAAACGGTATGGCAAGATGGTTCGGGCTCAGTTTCACGTTCCCGTTGAGTTTGAAGATGAACGGCTCACCACGGTCGAAGCAGAACGGATGCTGATTGAAAAAGCAGACGTTTCCCGGGCCAAACGGAAAAAGGTTATTGATAAAGTGGCCGCAGAATTAATTTTGCAGGGATATTTAGATCGGAACCATGGCTAA
- a CDS encoding DUF1292 domain-containing protein, producing the protein MADEAQTEQITLIDEDGNEILYNELFTFSSDDYGRSYILMYPAAEAGNDSINIEAYALPKGSDPTAPDDADLEPIESDAEWEMVQETLNTFLDPNGKM; encoded by the coding sequence ATGGCAGATGAAGCACAAACAGAACAAATTACCTTAATTGATGAAGATGGCAACGAAATTTTATACAACGAGTTGTTTACCTTTTCATCAGATGATTACGGGCGCTCGTACATTTTGATGTACCCGGCTGCTGAAGCGGGCAACGACAGTATTAACATTGAGGCGTATGCCTTACCCAAGGGATCGGATCCGACCGCGCCCGACGATGCAGATTTAGAACCAATTGAAAGCGACGCCGAGTGGGAAATGGTTCAAGAAACGCTGAACACGTTTTTAGATCCCAACGGTAAAATGTAA
- the dinB gene encoding DNA polymerase IV has product MDVQAELQRIVQHRILHVDMDAFFASIEEREHPELAQVPLVIAKDPRKTGGHGVVTTANYRARQYGVHSAMPASQALELCPHAVFKAPDFELFRTVSDQIHELFHEYTDRIETVALDEAYLEITTNKLHLDDAVLLAHWLQSEIWEQTHLTSSTGLSYSKFLAKEASDYRKPAGMTVINPDEAQAFLWALPIGKYRGVGKKTLPKMEALGIKTGADLYQFSELELMNQFGKFGYFLYRRVRGIDARPVEYQRERKSIGKERTYNPLLHSRGEVQTQLRRLAELVVAALQRHQKHGKTVVLKLRYQDFSTLTKRVTEPDFLPLDAQKLYERALTIFDDLPPTKLDIRLVGITVTNLAELNFQTIDLPLTIR; this is encoded by the coding sequence ATGGACGTCCAAGCAGAGTTACAGCGAATTGTGCAGCACCGCATTTTGCATGTTGATATGGATGCTTTTTTTGCATCAATTGAAGAACGCGAGCATCCCGAGTTGGCTCAAGTACCACTCGTGATTGCGAAGGATCCGCGTAAAACAGGCGGCCATGGAGTCGTAACCACCGCGAACTACCGCGCCCGCCAGTATGGCGTGCACTCGGCGATGCCAGCGAGTCAAGCGCTCGAATTATGTCCGCACGCGGTCTTTAAGGCGCCGGACTTTGAGCTGTTTCGGACCGTGTCTGACCAAATTCACGAGTTATTTCATGAATATACCGACCGGATTGAAACGGTGGCCTTAGATGAAGCTTACCTGGAGATCACTACGAACAAACTGCACCTAGACGATGCGGTGCTTTTGGCGCACTGGTTACAAAGTGAGATTTGGGAGCAAACTCACTTAACCAGTTCCACGGGGCTGTCTTACAGTAAGTTTTTAGCCAAAGAAGCATCAGACTACCGTAAGCCGGCTGGGATGACGGTTATTAATCCCGATGAGGCGCAGGCCTTTTTGTGGGCCCTTCCAATTGGAAAATACCGGGGAGTGGGAAAGAAAACCCTGCCGAAAATGGAAGCACTGGGGATTAAAACGGGGGCTGATTTGTATCAATTTTCAGAATTAGAACTGATGAACCAGTTTGGGAAGTTTGGATACTTTTTATATCGGCGGGTCCGCGGAATTGATGCGCGCCCGGTCGAGTATCAACGAGAACGAAAATCAATTGGCAAGGAACGGACGTACAATCCGTTATTACATAGTCGCGGGGAGGTCCAAACCCAACTGCGCCGCCTAGCAGAATTAGTGGTGGCAGCCTTACAACGGCACCAAAAACACGGGAAGACGGTGGTATTAAAACTGCGGTATCAGGACTTTAGCACGCTGACAAAGCGGGTGACCGAACCTGATTTTTTGCCACTTGATGCCCAGAAACTCTACGAACGGGCCCTCACCATCTTTGATGATTTACCGCCTACTAAGCTGGACATTCGCTTGGTGGGGATCACCGTGACCAACCTGGCCGAGTTGAACTTTCAGACGATTGATTTACCGCTCACGATTAGATAG
- a CDS encoding DEAD/DEAH box helicase, whose amino-acid sequence MSAAFKDYHFQPFIMDALTDLGFQRPTPIQAQVIPTIQHGKSLVGKSATGSGKTHAFLLPLFDQLDPTDQQPQLVITTPSRELAYQIYENIKQLVRFSPATLHVENYVGGTDKERQLEKLDREQPQVIVGTPGRILDIVKSGKLAINAAQRLVIDEADMTLDLGFLADVDQIAARMAKELQIMVFSATIPPKLQPFLCKYLKNPVITDIPTEHVINGDVSNWLISTKGKDKNQLIAQLLTMGNPYLALVFTNTRTRADELAANLQAQGLKVATLHGGMQPRVRKRVMKQIQNLDFQFVVATDLAARGINIPGVSLVLNDDVPTDPEYFVHRVGRTGRNGMPGTAITLYTPDEEAKIAELEAKGVQFQPKEIKHGEVVDTYDRRRRQQYRGHHNRLDGSTLGMIKKKKQQVKPGYKKKIKRAIKLKDDQNRKVELRQQIRAKKKQKKRSSQRYQ is encoded by the coding sequence ATGAGTGCTGCTTTTAAAGATTATCATTTTCAACCCTTTATTATGGACGCGCTAACGGACCTGGGCTTTCAACGCCCCACGCCCATTCAGGCGCAGGTCATTCCCACGATTCAGCACGGCAAAAGTCTCGTAGGTAAATCGGCAACTGGGAGTGGGAAGACCCACGCCTTCCTGTTACCGTTATTTGACCAACTGGATCCGACTGACCAGCAACCGCAGTTGGTAATTACCACCCCCAGCCGGGAACTGGCTTATCAAATTTACGAAAACATCAAACAACTCGTTCGTTTTAGTCCGGCCACGCTTCACGTGGAAAACTACGTGGGTGGAACCGATAAGGAGCGGCAACTAGAAAAATTAGACCGCGAACAACCCCAGGTGATTGTCGGGACGCCGGGACGGATTTTAGACATCGTTAAGAGTGGAAAATTAGCAATCAACGCGGCCCAACGGTTGGTAATTGATGAAGCTGATATGACGCTCGACTTAGGTTTTTTAGCGGACGTTGACCAAATCGCCGCCCGGATGGCAAAGGAGTTACAGATCATGGTTTTTTCGGCCACGATTCCACCTAAGTTACAGCCGTTCTTGTGCAAGTACCTGAAGAATCCGGTGATTACTGACATTCCTACCGAGCACGTGATCAATGGCGATGTTTCCAACTGGTTAATCTCCACGAAGGGGAAAGATAAAAACCAGCTAATTGCCCAGTTACTTACGATGGGGAATCCCTATCTTGCGCTGGTATTCACGAATACGCGAACCCGCGCGGATGAGCTGGCCGCGAACCTGCAAGCGCAGGGCTTAAAGGTGGCGACCCTCCATGGCGGTATGCAACCCCGGGTACGAAAGCGGGTCATGAAACAGATTCAAAACCTAGATTTTCAGTTCGTAGTTGCGACCGACCTCGCGGCACGGGGGATTAACATCCCCGGCGTTTCGTTGGTGCTTAACGATGATGTGCCGACCGATCCAGAGTACTTTGTGCACCGGGTTGGCCGGACTGGACGCAACGGAATGCCTGGGACGGCCATCACCCTGTATACTCCAGATGAGGAAGCAAAAATTGCTGAATTAGAGGCCAAAGGAGTCCAGTTTCAACCAAAGGAAATCAAACACGGTGAAGTGGTTGATACGTATGACCGGCGCCGTCGGCAACAGTACCGCGGGCACCACAATCGGTTAGACGGGTCTACCCTCGGAATGATTAAGAAAAAAAAGCAACAGGTCAAGCCGGGCTATAAAAAGAAAATTAAGCGTGCCATTAAACTGAAGGATGATCAGAACCGAAAGGTCGAACTTCGGCAGCAAATTCGCGCGAAAAAAAAGCAGAAAAAGCGCAGTTCACAACGCTATCAATAA